In Haloplanus rubicundus, one DNA window encodes the following:
- the ileS gene encoding isoleucine--tRNA ligase, with the protein MDDADDVSDQYTPEDVESSVNAYWDDHDAYEAAKEAHADDPPFFFVDGPPYTSGQMHLGTAWNKTLKDAILRYKRMSGFDVTDRPGYDMHGLPIEVKVEEELGFDSKKDIEEYGMEAFIEECKSFAEENRAKMDEDFQSIGAWMDWDDPYRTVSPEYMEATWWAFKRVHENGLVERGKRAINQCPRCETAIADNEVEYHEIESPSIYVKFPLTDRDGSLVIWTTTPWTIPANEFVAVDADMTYQAVEAEKGGETETLYVAEPCVEDVLREGRYEDYEVVAELSGEELLGWRYDHPLAAEVPDHADGEGVGQVYAADYVEADRTGLVHSAPGHGEVDFERGQELGLPVFSPVAGDGTFTEEAGDYAGQFVRDANDDIIADLDANGHLLASGTTSHRYGQCWRCDTDIVYLATDQWFITVTDVKDELLENIEDSEWHPGWARDNRFKNFVADAPDWNVSRQRYWGIPLPVWVPEDDPDPSAEDILVVGTRQELAERADQDVDPETVDLHRPSVDPITITEDGTTYERVPDVFDVWIDSSVATWGTLDYPGETEAFEELWPADLIVEAHDQTRGWFWSQLGMGTAALGEIPYDEVVMHGFANDSEGRKMSKSLGNIVTPQEAIDRFGRDPLRAYLMSHDQHGVDLSFEWEGLGETQSTLNIFWNVFRFPLQYMTLDDYDPAEASLDDGELTVVDEWVLSRLQSVKAEASEAWDDYAVHDALNAVLEFVTEDVSRFYVKAIRERMWEEADSASKRGAYATLATVLDETIRLLAPVTPYLAEEMYQILDGEATTVHQLAYPTVEDDLHDPDLEADVAVLRAVEEAAANARQQGGRKLRWPVPRVIVESEDDDVAASIRSLTDLFADRVNTRAVEVVEAFDELVEIADPEMGMIGPAFGADAQEVMTVVEGLRREDLDADDFVVTVDGEEYELTEEMVSFRAEPPENVASADFDLTLDGDRTGGTVYVDTSLTDDIEAEGYARDVVRRIQEMRKRLDLDVDERIRTRIDVDDDRVAGFVDDHRDLIAEETRTAAFDADADGLVEEWDVEGVAVTIGIERLEAEQRAA; encoded by the coding sequence ATGGACGACGCCGACGACGTCAGCGACCAGTACACCCCGGAGGACGTGGAGTCCTCGGTGAACGCGTACTGGGACGACCACGACGCCTACGAGGCGGCGAAGGAGGCCCACGCGGACGACCCGCCCTTCTTCTTCGTCGACGGCCCGCCGTACACGAGCGGACAGATGCACCTCGGCACGGCGTGGAACAAGACGCTGAAAGACGCCATCCTCCGCTACAAGCGGATGTCGGGGTTCGACGTGACCGACCGCCCCGGCTACGACATGCACGGCCTCCCCATCGAGGTGAAAGTCGAGGAGGAACTCGGCTTCGACTCCAAGAAGGACATCGAGGAGTACGGGATGGAGGCCTTCATCGAGGAGTGCAAGTCGTTCGCGGAGGAAAACAGGGCGAAGATGGACGAGGACTTCCAGTCCATCGGCGCGTGGATGGACTGGGACGATCCGTACCGCACCGTCTCCCCCGAGTACATGGAGGCGACGTGGTGGGCGTTCAAGCGGGTCCACGAGAACGGCCTCGTCGAGCGCGGGAAGCGGGCGATCAACCAGTGTCCCCGGTGTGAGACGGCCATCGCCGACAACGAGGTGGAGTACCACGAAATCGAGTCCCCCTCCATCTACGTCAAGTTCCCCCTCACGGATCGGGACGGCTCTCTGGTCATCTGGACGACGACGCCGTGGACCATCCCCGCAAACGAGTTCGTCGCCGTCGACGCCGACATGACGTATCAGGCGGTCGAAGCCGAGAAGGGCGGCGAGACGGAGACGCTCTACGTCGCCGAGCCCTGCGTCGAGGACGTCCTCCGCGAGGGCCGGTACGAGGACTACGAGGTGGTCGCGGAACTGTCGGGCGAGGAACTGCTCGGCTGGCGCTACGACCACCCGCTCGCCGCGGAGGTGCCCGACCACGCCGACGGCGAGGGGGTCGGGCAGGTGTACGCCGCCGACTACGTCGAGGCCGACCGGACGGGGCTGGTCCACTCCGCGCCGGGTCACGGTGAGGTGGACTTCGAACGCGGGCAGGAGCTCGGCCTCCCCGTCTTCTCGCCCGTCGCCGGCGACGGCACCTTCACCGAGGAGGCCGGCGACTACGCCGGCCAGTTCGTCCGCGACGCCAACGACGACATCATCGCGGACCTCGACGCGAACGGCCACCTGCTGGCGTCGGGCACCACCAGTCACCGCTACGGGCAGTGCTGGCGGTGCGACACCGACATCGTCTATCTCGCGACCGACCAGTGGTTCATCACGGTCACGGACGTGAAAGACGAGTTACTGGAAAACATCGAGGACAGCGAGTGGCACCCGGGGTGGGCGCGGGACAACCGGTTCAAGAACTTCGTCGCGGACGCGCCGGACTGGAACGTCTCCCGCCAGCGCTACTGGGGCATCCCGCTGCCCGTCTGGGTGCCCGAGGACGACCCGGACCCGAGCGCCGAGGACATCCTCGTCGTCGGGACGCGTCAAGAACTCGCCGAGCGAGCGGACCAAGACGTGGACCCGGAGACGGTCGACCTCCACCGCCCGAGCGTCGACCCGATCACCATCACCGAGGACGGCACTACCTACGAGCGCGTCCCGGACGTATTCGACGTGTGGATCGACTCCTCGGTGGCGACGTGGGGCACCCTCGACTATCCGGGCGAAACGGAGGCGTTCGAGGAACTGTGGCCCGCCGACCTCATCGTCGAGGCCCACGACCAGACACGCGGCTGGTTCTGGTCGCAGTTGGGGATGGGAACCGCCGCCCTCGGCGAGATTCCGTACGACGAGGTCGTCATGCACGGCTTCGCCAACGACAGCGAGGGCCGGAAGATGTCGAAGTCGCTCGGCAACATCGTCACGCCGCAGGAGGCCATCGACCGCTTCGGCCGCGACCCCCTGCGGGCCTACCTCATGAGCCACGACCAACACGGCGTCGACCTCTCCTTCGAGTGGGAGGGCCTCGGCGAGACGCAGTCGACGCTCAACATCTTCTGGAACGTCTTCCGGTTCCCGCTGCAGTACATGACGCTGGACGACTACGACCCCGCCGAGGCGAGCTTGGACGACGGGGAACTGACCGTCGTCGACGAGTGGGTGCTCTCCCGGCTCCAGTCGGTGAAGGCCGAGGCGAGCGAGGCGTGGGACGACTACGCCGTCCACGACGCGCTGAACGCCGTCCTCGAGTTCGTCACCGAGGACGTCTCCCGCTTCTACGTGAAGGCCATCCGCGAGCGGATGTGGGAGGAGGCCGACTCGGCGTCGAAGCGTGGCGCGTACGCCACGCTCGCGACGGTGCTCGACGAGACGATCCGCCTGCTCGCACCCGTCACCCCCTACCTCGCCGAGGAGATGTACCAGATCCTCGACGGCGAGGCGACGACGGTCCACCAGCTAGCCTATCCGACGGTCGAGGACGACCTGCACGACCCCGACCTCGAAGCGGACGTGGCCGTCCTCCGCGCGGTGGAGGAGGCGGCCGCGAACGCCCGCCAGCAAGGGGGTCGCAAGCTCCGCTGGCCCGTCCCGCGGGTGATCGTCGAATCCGAAGACGACGACGTGGCCGCGTCGATCCGCTCGCTCACCGACCTGTTCGCCGACCGGGTGAACACCCGAGCGGTCGAGGTGGTCGAGGCGTTCGACGAACTGGTCGAAATCGCGGACCCCGAGATGGGGATGATCGGTCCCGCCTTCGGCGCCGACGCCCAGGAGGTCATGACGGTCGTCGAGGGACTGCGCCGCGAGGACCTCGACGCCGACGACTTCGTCGTCACCGTCGACGGCGAGGAGTACGAGTTGACCGAGGAGATGGTGTCCTTCCGCGCGGAGCCACCGGAGAACGTCGCGAGCGCCGACTTCGATCTGACCCTCGACGGCGACCGAACGGGCGGCACCGTCTACGTCGACACGTCGCTGACCGACGACATCGAGGCGGAGGGGTACGCCCGTGACGTGGTGCGGCGGATTCAGGAGATGCGCAAACGACTCGACCTGGACGTCGACGAGCGCATCCGCACGCGGATCGACGTCGACGACGACCGGGTGGCCGGCTTCGTCGACGACCACCGCGACCTGATCGCGGAGGAGACGCGGACGGCGGCGTTCGACGCCGACGCCGACGGCCTCGTCGAGGAGTGGGACGTGGAGGGCGTCGCAGTCACCATCGGCATCGAGCGGCTGGAAGCGGAACAGCGGGCGGCCTGA
- a CDS encoding PKD domain-containing protein → MVRADGRGGDTSTPEWTTVVAVALAIATTIAPVAGGTTVSAAGDARVAGGGTGTGIDTDGSITPGGSGPAAPSGPPSRGATGSVVAGGDERRRAIDGRSLADTELLEGYAWTTATEGNADATVRNRTALDLRVYRCSYANATASLGSVSGTLRWSALTNVTVTGDYWETPFIEVREDGREVAAFSFEKRSGTIVRGTEGSVDVDGNVTVTVGIDPSDPCSNADHEDTYFSLRGLSFSVGPENETGTIVVDDDGGPGADYTAIQPAVDAAAPGAVVEVREGTYRESIRVNESITIRGPNAVVDGTNLGDTPGLLITGDDAAPTVEGLTVDGHRNSGILVRGPVGAFRLRDVTVTNTTRGDLEFDGHAIKVTGASSNWSITDSTVRNNEGAGISVNTEGGWRIENTTVRNNGDDGIEVEGSVRTLTGSTNVSTASEGVGSWTISGVTVADNRLVGISVDDSSANWTIRDVTVTDTYAIIVGESLGDWTVRDSVIDADDRGLNVFRAAGDWTVRDVRIASNRTAVGIRRVGEAGPVVTGNWTIRDARITAGRVGISMDTRFPRDSQSVPGNWTVRNASIEAGRIGIDASRLGRNGTVRGSSIEAGGVGLNAVRTGGDWTLDDSRVTDAGRAVAARNATGNWTVRESILRNYIAGVVATNTTGRWNIERSVLDARFFDGDDATVDIAGGTGGPTGDATRNWWGGTPESPDSPDCQGNVDCSAPLEEPPAVGSLNVAVTDADADPGTSEQITVQLTNGNSRPVRDLRLNLSEMPAGWNVTRFYGGAGTWDRESRVWTLDRLDAGATTEPAVAVSVPADAASRRYSVVGSLTADGRIVDTVTADVVVDRVNADNATLDLALAGGSVRAGNETTVGALVTNIENRTVTGDLGLRVTEVPSSWSVSPTVADGGSWTARNWSIESIATGRSKAPRFSVAVPAGTTSGTYFVRARAYAGGRPVDSAVAVVTVTDGNGPPDALFRVEGITSGNQSATRTRTQAIAVPPRTVRLNASSSTDSDPDGSIRSYEWDTDGDGDTDATGRTVPYEPPPQGNGTVSLTVTDDEGATDTRTQSIGVSRNRPPAAVADVSAETIGTGVPVQFVANEDLAREDLETRVIRYEWDVGDDGDVDHTGRSFERSFDSPGTYDVRLTTVDTGGAEGTAVVTVEVVPGNRTPEADFSVIPADRQDRIGDLRSALTTSDGEEFLIDETLAFRSESSAPGNRTIVNHAWRLGDGSEKSGRPVYHAYSFSGTYEVTLTVTDTTGVSDTVTKEVEISQREEPRIVALERSRGGRTLENVELYENFTAVVSSDEPVDRVEFRLEDSNRRFLETVRSSDGRDYTARFNLGRLEDDATIEATVYQTDGDTHSVTRRVDVLSVPDWLLTFARFGNLTVSEQPGTGYTLVRYSRYFPDRSGFETTVNAPVPVVGGKQNISARGRVAVLYVMDIGRLDVAGGGRLKGKVLGRSAKGRVTVGGTANLPPPRWEFQRARVEFTGTIRALSKTFSVSNSYGPRATVKVGPKLTIVIVVDLTGDDTEVVGRYIEPALDADGKFTGADVTVASLSGTADGELAGRISIPELNPSARALLRADPDLVIGSGWAKTEVCCAPVEYSDMIALRAGSQIPGQPPVETDEQSGDRAVSQPSSVLGSRVDGRRLTADRVSDRLPSVADLGAGYVVVWSRQDPSKPAPVGSEVYATRVTETEDDGRPPRARLTDDRRFDSFPSVAGQPESGDAFAAWVRSDDVLTEADRANASQLLERFEIAYAPTRADGWAAPTLATDNRVADLPPTVVGDDGRYLVAWTQDVDRNLTTRDDRRVRYAVYDDGSLGSIRTIDDATAVDANAGGGFVLAYRTDNESIVRARLDDGTLETTDSYPAEGPRSIAAGPRGVAWVETGSWGTIRYARNGTISRVPNGNVTDVSDVELFADGGRPVVTYRAIPNGSLNATLYYRRLAAPQTWTGSSIAGGREANATIREVAVASDAEGFLTAFTAGDARGRIAPDVFATSHAYRPDLTVTARAETDDRPDAGGRVTLTYTVENTGARPADSATLAVEGRRGTLATRRIPRLDPSEQVTRNVTVARDGTGTLSIEVDPGNGIVERNESNNNATVVFARPDLFVGRIDERRDDELLVDVEIVNGGSVATRNVTVRLSRENDSWTETIPYVGPNRTATARIGVELAAETNTSSKTLPTNGSSVVRVAVDPNDRIDEADERNNDRVGVVLHPDIGVVAPTIRAYEDPQGSRIEFALRNGDTGSGPVRVTTTIGNASRTYVVSVPPADDADGARYRPVSLAAPESAETADAAVSVRTAPVDGVDAAPFDDIGSASPSIEPASNASATPLAIANATGRIVDGNLGLTLTLNNTGSLTTGEVVTVRQNGTVRARRPVAIAPGARTVTLRTNVTPSNGSYTVTTAADTATIEVSSPTPPSVMATLPFDTNNVGAPIRIDVEATDNDRVREIRLVAPDGTSVDTLSCGTATCEGSVSTTPAESSWNDSTGGYDNRSYRVVAVDDEGATDSTTVQTEVSIAGDVNGDGVVDIFDAVMVGRAWQATRGDDGYADAADLNNDGVIDIFDAVAIGRNWQDRAGV, encoded by the coding sequence ATGGTGCGGGCGGACGGACGGGGCGGGGACACGTCAACGCCGGAGTGGACGACGGTGGTGGCAGTTGCGTTGGCGATTGCGACGACTATCGCACCGGTCGCCGGGGGTACGACGGTGTCGGCGGCCGGCGATGCGAGGGTGGCCGGCGGGGGAACAGGGACGGGAATCGACACCGATGGAAGCATCACCCCGGGCGGATCGGGGCCGGCGGCTCCCTCCGGCCCGCCGTCGAGGGGTGCCACGGGGAGCGTGGTCGCCGGTGGCGACGAGCGACGGCGGGCGATCGACGGCCGCTCGCTCGCCGACACCGAGTTACTCGAGGGCTACGCCTGGACGACGGCGACCGAGGGCAACGCCGACGCGACGGTACGCAATCGGACGGCGCTGGATCTTCGGGTGTACCGCTGTTCGTACGCCAACGCGACTGCCTCACTGGGGTCGGTCTCGGGCACCCTCCGCTGGTCGGCGCTGACCAACGTCACGGTCACCGGCGACTACTGGGAGACGCCGTTCATCGAGGTTCGCGAGGACGGACGGGAAGTCGCTGCGTTCTCGTTCGAGAAGCGATCCGGGACCATCGTCAGGGGTACCGAGGGGAGCGTCGACGTCGACGGCAACGTCACCGTCACCGTCGGCATCGATCCGTCCGACCCCTGTAGCAACGCCGACCACGAGGACACGTACTTCAGCCTCCGGGGTCTGTCGTTCTCCGTCGGCCCGGAGAACGAGACGGGAACGATCGTCGTCGACGACGACGGCGGACCCGGGGCGGACTACACCGCCATCCAGCCGGCCGTCGACGCCGCCGCTCCCGGTGCGGTCGTCGAGGTTCGCGAGGGGACCTACCGGGAGTCCATCAGGGTGAACGAGTCGATCACGATCCGCGGGCCGAACGCCGTCGTCGACGGCACGAACCTCGGCGACACGCCGGGACTGCTGATCACCGGGGACGACGCCGCGCCGACGGTCGAGGGACTGACCGTCGACGGACACCGGAACAGCGGCATCTTGGTTCGCGGGCCGGTCGGGGCGTTCCGGTTGCGAGACGTCACCGTCACCAACACGACACGCGGGGACCTCGAGTTCGACGGACACGCGATCAAAGTAACCGGCGCCAGCAGTAACTGGTCGATCACCGACTCCACGGTTCGAAACAACGAGGGTGCGGGGATTTCGGTCAATACGGAGGGTGGGTGGCGGATCGAGAACACGACCGTCCGGAACAACGGGGACGACGGGATCGAAGTCGAAGGCAGTGTCCGCACGTTGACTGGTTCGACGAACGTCTCGACCGCCAGCGAGGGCGTCGGTTCCTGGACGATCAGCGGCGTCACCGTGGCGGACAACAGACTCGTCGGCATCAGCGTTGACGACTCCTCCGCGAACTGGACGATACGGGATGTCACCGTGACGGACACCTATGCGATCATCGTCGGCGAATCGCTCGGCGACTGGACGGTTCGCGACTCGGTGATCGACGCCGATGATAGAGGTCTGAATGTCTTTCGTGCCGCCGGCGACTGGACGGTCCGGGACGTGCGGATCGCCTCCAACCGTACCGCCGTCGGGATCAGAAGGGTCGGGGAAGCTGGACCCGTCGTGACGGGGAACTGGACGATCCGAGACGCCCGAATCACCGCCGGTCGCGTGGGCATCTCGATGGATACCCGCTTCCCGAGAGATTCCCAGTCCGTCCCCGGTAACTGGACCGTCCGCAACGCCTCTATCGAGGCCGGAAGGATCGGCATCGACGCGAGTCGGCTCGGCAGAAACGGAACGGTTCGGGGCAGTTCGATCGAGGCGGGGGGCGTCGGTCTGAACGCCGTCCGCACCGGCGGCGACTGGACACTCGACGACTCGAGGGTCACGGACGCGGGGAGGGCCGTCGCGGCTCGAAACGCGACCGGGAACTGGACCGTTCGCGAGAGCATCCTGCGAAACTACATCGCCGGCGTGGTCGCGACGAACACGACCGGCCGATGGAATATCGAGCGGAGTGTGCTCGACGCGCGTTTCTTCGACGGCGACGACGCCACCGTCGATATCGCTGGCGGCACCGGCGGTCCGACGGGCGACGCCACGCGCAACTGGTGGGGCGGCACCCCTGAAAGCCCGGATTCGCCCGACTGCCAGGGCAACGTGGACTGTTCGGCGCCCTTAGAGGAGCCGCCGGCCGTGGGTTCGTTGAACGTCGCGGTGACCGACGCCGACGCCGATCCCGGCACCTCCGAGCAGATCACCGTCCAGTTGACCAATGGGAACTCCCGTCCGGTCCGTGATCTCCGGTTGAACCTGTCGGAGATGCCCGCCGGATGGAACGTCACCCGCTTCTACGGTGGGGCCGGCACCTGGGACCGGGAGAGTAGAGTCTGGACGCTCGACCGACTCGACGCGGGCGCGACGACCGAGCCCGCGGTTGCCGTGTCGGTGCCTGCCGACGCGGCGTCGCGGCGCTACTCCGTGGTCGGAAGCCTCACCGCCGACGGCCGGATCGTCGATACCGTCACCGCCGACGTGGTCGTCGACCGAGTGAACGCGGACAACGCCACCCTAGATCTCGCGCTCGCCGGTGGGTCGGTTCGGGCGGGCAACGAGACCACCGTCGGCGCCCTCGTCACCAACATCGAGAATCGAACCGTCACGGGCGATCTCGGACTACGGGTGACCGAGGTACCGTCGTCTTGGTCGGTGTCACCGACCGTCGCCGACGGCGGCTCCTGGACCGCTCGGAACTGGTCGATCGAGTCGATCGCCACCGGTCGGTCGAAGGCGCCCCGATTTTCGGTCGCGGTTCCCGCAGGTACCACCAGCGGCACGTACTTCGTTCGTGCGAGGGCCTACGCCGGCGGCCGCCCAGTCGACAGTGCGGTCGCCGTCGTCACCGTTACCGACGGCAACGGTCCGCCCGACGCGCTGTTCCGGGTCGAGGGAATCACCAGCGGTAACCAATCCGCGACACGGACGCGGACGCAGGCGATCGCCGTCCCACCGAGAACTGTCAGACTGAACGCCAGCTCGTCGACGGACAGTGATCCGGACGGCTCGATACGGAGCTACGAGTGGGATACGGACGGGGACGGTGACACGGACGCGACGGGTCGGACGGTCCCGTACGAACCGCCCCCGCAAGGTAACGGGACGGTGTCGTTGACCGTGACCGACGACGAGGGCGCGACGGACACGAGGACGCAGTCGATCGGCGTGTCGAGAAACAGGCCGCCCGCGGCCGTCGCCGACGTCTCGGCCGAGACGATCGGCACCGGCGTTCCGGTACAGTTCGTCGCGAACGAGGATCTGGCGCGTGAGGATCTCGAAACACGCGTCATCAGGTACGAGTGGGACGTCGGCGACGACGGGGACGTAGACCACACCGGCCGAAGCTTCGAGCGGTCGTTCGACAGCCCGGGGACGTACGACGTGCGGCTGACGACCGTCGACACCGGGGGTGCCGAAGGGACGGCGGTCGTGACCGTCGAGGTGGTCCCCGGTAATCGGACTCCGGAGGCCGACTTTTCGGTCATCCCGGCGGACAGGCAAGATCGGATCGGTGATCTGCGATCGGCGCTGACCACGAGCGACGGGGAGGAGTTCCTCATCGACGAGACGCTGGCGTTCAGAAGCGAGTCGTCAGCCCCCGGTAACAGGACCATCGTCAATCATGCGTGGCGACTCGGCGACGGCTCCGAGAAGAGTGGTCGACCGGTGTATCACGCGTACTCGTTCTCCGGCACGTACGAGGTTACGCTGACCGTGACGGATACCACGGGTGTCTCCGACACGGTCACGAAGGAGGTAGAGATAAGCCAGCGCGAGGAACCCCGGATCGTGGCGCTCGAACGGAGTCGCGGCGGCCGAACGCTCGAAAACGTCGAACTCTACGAAAACTTCACCGCAGTCGTTTCGTCCGACGAGCCCGTCGACCGCGTCGAGTTCCGACTGGAGGACTCGAACCGGCGATTCCTGGAAACAGTCAGATCGAGCGACGGGCGGGACTACACCGCCCGGTTCAACCTCGGCCGGCTCGAAGACGACGCCACCATCGAGGCGACCGTGTATCAAACCGACGGCGATACCCACTCAGTCACTCGTCGCGTCGACGTGCTGTCGGTGCCCGACTGGTTGCTGACGTTCGCTCGATTCGGGAATCTCACGGTGTCTGAGCAACCCGGAACCGGCTACACGCTCGTCAGATACAGTCGATATTTCCCAGACCGAAGCGGTTTTGAGACGACGGTGAACGCGCCGGTTCCGGTCGTCGGCGGCAAACAGAACATCAGCGCCCGGGGGCGGGTCGCGGTCCTGTACGTGATGGACATCGGCCGACTCGACGTCGCCGGCGGCGGCCGACTGAAGGGGAAGGTACTCGGTCGCTCCGCCAAGGGTCGCGTCACGGTCGGTGGCACGGCCAACCTCCCGCCGCCGAGGTGGGAGTTCCAGCGGGCACGGGTCGAGTTCACCGGGACGATCAGGGCGCTCTCGAAGACGTTCTCGGTGTCCAACAGCTACGGCCCACGGGCCACGGTCAAGGTCGGCCCGAAGCTGACGATCGTGATCGTCGTCGATCTCACCGGCGACGACACGGAGGTGGTCGGGCGGTACATAGAGCCAGCACTGGATGCCGACGGGAAATTCACCGGTGCGGACGTAACCGTGGCCTCGCTCAGTGGGACGGCAGACGGGGAACTGGCTGGCCGGATCAGCATCCCGGAACTGAATCCGTCGGCTCGGGCACTACTTCGCGCCGATCCGGATCTCGTGATCGGATCCGGCTGGGCAAAAACGGAGGTGTGCTGTGCGCCCGTCGAATACTCCGACATGATCGCGCTGCGTGCGGGATCGCAGATCCCGGGTCAGCCGCCCGTCGAAACCGACGAGCAGTCGGGTGATCGTGCCGTCAGCCAGCCTTCGTCCGTGCTGGGCTCACGGGTCGACGGGCGGCGTCTCACGGCCGACCGGGTGAGCGACCGGCTGCCGTCCGTCGCGGATCTGGGCGCCGGATACGTCGTGGTCTGGAGCCGGCAGGATCCCTCGAAACCCGCGCCCGTCGGATCGGAGGTGTACGCCACTCGCGTCACCGAAACCGAGGACGACGGCCGACCACCCCGGGCCCGACTCACCGACGACCGGCGGTTCGACTCGTTCCCGTCGGTCGCCGGCCAGCCGGAGAGCGGCGACGCGTTCGCCGCGTGGGTTCGCAGCGACGACGTGCTGACCGAGGCGGACAGGGCGAACGCGTCGCAGCTGCTCGAACGGTTCGAAATCGCCTACGCACCGACGCGCGCCGACGGTTGGGCCGCCCCGACGCTAGCTACCGACAACCGTGTCGCCGACCTTCCGCCGACTGTCGTGGGCGACGACGGTCGCTACCTCGTCGCGTGGACACAGGATGTCGACCGGAACCTCACCACTCGCGACGACCGGCGGGTTCGATACGCCGTCTACGACGACGGCTCGCTCGGGTCGATCCGGACGATCGACGACGCCACGGCCGTCGACGCGAACGCCGGCGGCGGGTTCGTGTTGGCCTACCGCACCGACAACGAAAGCATCGTCCGTGCCCGACTCGACGACGGGACGCTGGAGACGACCGACAGCTACCCGGCCGAGGGGCCGCGGTCGATCGCGGCTGGGCCACGGGGCGTCGCGTGGGTCGAAACCGGATCGTGGGGGACGATCCGGTACGCCCGTAACGGGACGATCAGTCGGGTTCCGAACGGAAACGTGACCGATGTCTCCGACGTCGAACTCTTCGCCGACGGTGGCCGTCCGGTCGTCACGTACCGGGCGATACCGAACGGATCGCTGAACGCGACGCTGTACTACCGACGGCTGGCGGCTCCTCAAACGTGGACCGGGAGCTCGATTGCCGGCGGGCGCGAGGCGAACGCAACCATCCGCGAGGTAGCTGTCGCGTCCGACGCCGAGGGATTCCTGACCGCGTTTACCGCCGGAGACGCCCGCGGACGGATCGCCCCGGATGTGTTCGCCACCAGCCACGCCTATCGACCGGATCTGACCGTGACGGCTCGAGCGGAGACGGACGACCGCCCGGATGCCGGCGGACGCGTCACGCTGACGTACACCGTCGAAAACACGGGCGCCCGACCGGCGGACAGTGCGACGCTAGCAGTCGAGGGGCGTCGCGGGACGCTGGCCACGCGCCGGATCCCGCGACTGGATCCCAGCGAGCAGGTGACGAGAAACGTCACCGTCGCTCGCGACGGAACGGGCACCCTCTCGATCGAGGTCGATCCCGGGAACGGGATCGTCGAACGCAACGAATCCAACAACAACGCGACGGTAGTGTTCGCACGGCCGGACCTGTTCGTCGGCCGAATCGACGAACGCCGCGACGACGAACTACTCGTCGACGTCGAGATCGTAAACGGTGGTTCGGTCGCCACCCGGAACGTCACCGTCCGGCTCTCGAGGGAGAACGATAGCTGGACGGAGACGATTCCGTACGTCGGGCCCAATCGGACGGCGACGGCACGGATCGGCGTCGAACTCGCGGCGGAGACCAACACGTCGTCCAAGACGCTCCCGACGAACGGATCCTCGGTGGTGCGTGTCGCGGTCGATCCGAACGACCGGATCGACGAAGCCGACGAACGCAACAACGACCGAGTCGGGGTGGTTCTCCACCCCGATATCGGCGTGGTCGCGCCCACGATTCGCGCCTACGAGGATCCGCAGGGAAGCCGCATCGAGTTCGCCCTCCGGAACGGTGATACCGGAAGCGGCCCCGTCCGGGTGACGACGACAATCGGGAACGCGAGCCGAACGTACGTCGTGTCGGTTCCGCCGGCCGACGACGCCGACGGCGCCCGGTACCGCCCGGTGTCGCTCGCGGCCCCGGAATCGGCCGAAACGGCGGATGCGGCCGTGAGCGTTCGGACGGCGCCCGTCGACGGCGTCGATGCCGCCCCGTTCGACGACATCGGTAGCGCAAGTCCGTCGATCGAACCGGCGTCGAACGCCAGTGCGACCCCACTCGCGATCGCCAACGCCACCGGTCGGATCGTCGACGGGAACCTCGGACTCACGCTCACGCTGAACAACACCGGCTCGCTGACCACCGGCGAGGTAGTTACCGTGCGCCAGAACGGGACGGTCCGCGCGCGACGGCCGGTGGCGATTGCACCGGGGGCCCGGACGGTCACGCTCCGAACGAACGTGACGCCATCGAACGGATCGTACACCGTCACGACCGCCGCGGACACGGCCACGATCGAGGTGTCGTCCCCGACGCCACCGTCGGTAATGGCGACGCTACCGTTCGACACGAACAACGTGGGGGCGCCGATCCGGATCGACGTCGAAGCGACCGACAACGACCGCGTACGGGAGATCCGACTCGTTGCCCCGGACGGAACGTCGGTCGACACGCTGTCGTGTGGGACCGCGACCTGCGAGGGGAGCGTCTCGACGACTCCCGCCGAGTCATCCTGGAACGACTCGACCGGCGGGTACGACAACCGGTCCTACCGCGTCGTCGCGGTCGACGACGAGGGTGCGACCGATTCGACGACCGTCCAAACCGAGGTGTCTATCGCGGGCGACGTGAACGGCGACGGCGTGGTCGACATCTTCGATGCGGTGATGGTTGGACGGGCGTGGCAGGCTACCCGTGGTGACGACGGCTACGCGGACGCGGCCGACCTGAACAACGACGGCGTGATCGACATCTTCGACGCGGTAGCGATCGGCCGGAACTGGCAGGATCGGGCGGGCGTCTGA